From one Melospiza melodia melodia isolate bMelMel2 chromosome 4, bMelMel2.pri, whole genome shotgun sequence genomic stretch:
- the TMEM140 gene encoding transmembrane protein 140, protein MAITGIPTAALTMIARKHAGTRMGVLPQWCAKNLLPVLALLEAVGTLALMCYALLYEAGNLVNLPDKCIGFYNFCLWNGTAGQLQCLDTQHLQAMGISPLQLGLARVCVYTCLVFILFHIPFVLNVNSTFKGRGEGWKMIRIILFIKMIILSGGLGMFLLQTSHWIHPSDFTGGFLALLGTQALLLLQILTVTVYLSWPKHTHMCENLLTEEALPTEI, encoded by the exons ATGGCAATCACAG gcatccccacagcagctcTTACCATGATAGCAAGAAAGCATGCAGGCACCAGGATGGGTGTGCTGCCACAGTGGTGTGCCAAGAACCTGCTGCCCGTGCTGGCTTTACTGGAGGCTGTTGGGACCCTGGCCCTGATGTGCTACGCTCTGCTGTACGAGGCCGGGAACCTGGTGAACCTCCCTGACAAATGCATTGGCTTCTACAACTTCTGCCTGTGGAATGGTACAgctgggcagctgcagtgcctggaCACCCAGCATCTGCAGGCAATGGGCATCAGTCCACTACAACTGGGACTAGCCAGGGTTTGTGTGTATACCTGCCTGGTCTTCATCCTCTTCCACATCCCTTTTGTTTTAAATGTGAATTCCACATTTAAAGGGCGGGGAGAGGGATGGAAGATGATTCGCATCATACTCTTCATCAAGATGATAATCCTGTCTGGAGGCCTGGGTATGTTTCTTTTGCAAACCTCACACTGGATTCATCCCTCTGATTTCACTGGAGGCTTCCTGGCACTGCTTGGGACTCAGGCTCTGCTACTGCTCCAGATTCTCACTGTCACTGTGTACCTCAGCTGGCCCAAGCATACACATATGTGTGAAAACCTCTTAACTGAGGAGGCCCTGCCCACTGAGATCTGA
- the CYREN gene encoding cell cycle regulator of non-homologous end joining isoform X3 yields the protein MAFPASPLCPSGAAAFAKQNRGPGAWRGVAHGHGGLPSCSLGAPAVKSCTAGPCCFPSGQNLQSEEGEEKARSGSEEEQEIPPTPQEVPGSTGSTDGGSDRGPALPSPPAAEHGQIKEDIRVSVRIPLVGWCWAWSHSCSGAWQAVPIGPGAEFASRLQLSSQC from the exons ATGGCTTTCCCggcctctcctctctgtcccAGCGGCGCTGCTGCCTTTGCAAAGCAGAACCGCGGGCCTGGGGCCTGGCGAGGCGTGGCTCACGGGCATGGTgggctgccctcctgctccttgGGCGCTCCCGCCGTGAAGTCATGCACGGCCGGCCCTTGTTGTTTTCCCTCCGGTCAGAATCTACAGAGCGAGGAAGGTGAGGAGAAGGCCCGGTCCGGGAGCGAAGAGGAGCAGGAGATCCCGCCAACACCACAGGAGGTTCCTGGAAGCACGGGCAGCACGGATGGAGGCAGTGACCGCGGTCCGGCACTTccatcccctcctgctgctg AGCATGGACAGATAAAAGAAGACATTCGGGTTTCTGTGAGGATCCCTTTGGTGGGTTGGTGTTGGGCATGGAG TCACAGCTGCAGCGGGGCCTGGCAGGCTGTTCCCATTGGGCCTGGGGCTGAGTTTGCCTCCAGACTGCAGCTGTCTTCCCAATGCTGA
- the CYREN gene encoding cell cycle regulator of non-homologous end joining isoform X1 has protein sequence MAFPASPLCPSGAAAFAKQNRGPGAWRGVAHGHGGLPSCSLGAPAVKSCTAGPCCFPSGQNLQSEEGEEKARSGSEEEQEIPPTPQEEKRAQWGGCLLPRPWERREEGLEGAVQPSAVSVPCVAGRIPRKARGKGRRAWTDKRRHSGFCEDPFGGLVLGMEVSRELLTWKTFAGRATWSWFSHEAPLSLWSLSHSCSGAWQAVPIGPGAEFASRLQLSSQC, from the exons ATGGCTTTCCCggcctctcctctctgtcccAGCGGCGCTGCTGCCTTTGCAAAGCAGAACCGCGGGCCTGGGGCCTGGCGAGGCGTGGCTCACGGGCATGGTgggctgccctcctgctccttgGGCGCTCCCGCCGTGAAGTCATGCACGGCCGGCCCTTGTTGTTTTCCCTCCGGTCAGAATCTACAGAGCGAGGAAGGTGAGGAGAAGGCCCGGTCCGGGAGCGAAGAGGAGCAGGAGATCCCGCCAACACCACAGGAG GAGAAGAGGGCACAATGGGGAGGGTGTCTCCTCCCGCGGCCCTGGGAACGGAGGGAGGAGGGCCTGGAGGGGGCTGTGCAACCATCTGCTGTGTCGGTGCCCTGTGTAGCTGGTAGGATACCCAGGAAGGCCAGGGGGAAAGGAAGGAG AGCATGGACAGATAAAAGAAGACATTCGGGTTTCTGTGAGGATCCCTTTGGTGGGTTGGTGTTGGGCATGGAGGTAAGCAGGGAGCTGCTGACCTGGAAGACCTTTGCTGGCAGAGCTACATGGTCGTGGTTCAGCCATGAGGCTCCCTTGTCCTTGTGGTCCCTCAGTCACAGCTGCAGCGGGGCCTGGCAGGCTGTTCCCATTGGGCCTGGGGCTGAGTTTGCCTCCAGACTGCAGCTGTCTTCCCAATGCTGA
- the CYREN gene encoding cell cycle regulator of non-homologous end joining isoform X2 gives MAFPASPLCPSGAAAFAKQNRGPGAWRGVAHGHGGLPSCSLGAPAVKSCTAGPCCFPSGQNLQSEEGEEKARSGSEEEQEIPPTPQEEKRAQWGGCLLPRPWERREEGLEGAVQPSAVSVPCVAGRIPRKARGKGRRAWTDKRRHSGFCEDPFGGLVLGMESQLQRGLAGCSHWAWG, from the exons ATGGCTTTCCCggcctctcctctctgtcccAGCGGCGCTGCTGCCTTTGCAAAGCAGAACCGCGGGCCTGGGGCCTGGCGAGGCGTGGCTCACGGGCATGGTgggctgccctcctgctccttgGGCGCTCCCGCCGTGAAGTCATGCACGGCCGGCCCTTGTTGTTTTCCCTCCGGTCAGAATCTACAGAGCGAGGAAGGTGAGGAGAAGGCCCGGTCCGGGAGCGAAGAGGAGCAGGAGATCCCGCCAACACCACAGGAG GAGAAGAGGGCACAATGGGGAGGGTGTCTCCTCCCGCGGCCCTGGGAACGGAGGGAGGAGGGCCTGGAGGGGGCTGTGCAACCATCTGCTGTGTCGGTGCCCTGTGTAGCTGGTAGGATACCCAGGAAGGCCAGGGGGAAAGGAAGGAG AGCATGGACAGATAAAAGAAGACATTCGGGTTTCTGTGAGGATCCCTTTGGTGGGTTGGTGTTGGGCATGGAG TCACAGCTGCAGCGGGGCCTGGCAGGCTGTTCCCATTGGGCCTGGGGCTGA
- the CYREN gene encoding cell cycle regulator of non-homologous end joining isoform X4 — protein sequence MAAGARRRQLPAWMGAAGDGRAAAAPSPSAGRRRAAAGRRPAALYCMNEAELLEVALAVLAENLQSEEGEEKARSGSEEEQEIPPTPQEVPGSTGSTDGGSDRGPALPSPPAAGAEAEGTGGENSEDDVLKYVREIFFS from the exons ATGGCGGCTGGGGCTCGGCGGCGGCAGCTCCCGGCCTGGATGGGGGCGGCGGGggacgggcgggcggcggcggccccgtcCCCcagcgccgggcggcggcgggcggcggcggggcgcag GCCCGCGGCGCTGTACTGCATGAACGAGGcggagctgctggaggtggcccTGGCGGTCCTGGCCGAG AATCTACAGAGCGAGGAAGGTGAGGAGAAGGCCCGGTCCGGGAGCGAAGAGGAGCAGGAGATCCCGCCAACACCACAGGAGGTTCCTGGAAGCACGGGCAGCACGGATGGAGGCAGTGACCGCGGTCCGGCACTTccatcccctcctgctgctggtgctgaagCAGAGGGGACAGGCGGGGAGAACTCTGAGGACGATGTCCTGAAATACGTCAGGGAGATCTTTTTCAGCTAA